The following are encoded together in the Corticium candelabrum chromosome 1, ooCorCand1.1, whole genome shotgun sequence genome:
- the LOC134184314 gene encoding citron Rho-interacting kinase-like — translation MEEMEHNSTSASSRSLLLHRFFVGCDDGASEISERGNRETLLDTFLLLHDELNSDVSKRAIKEASSFTRKYDAVAKQLHDLCLSKNDFDVVRTIGRGQFGEVHVVREKHTSDVYAMKTLRKSDMLAQENTAFFEEERDIMANVHSEWITALHYGFQDSEFLYLVMEYHPGGDLLTLLSKYDEIFEEKVAKFYLSEMAMAIDCLHSSGYVHRDIKPDNVLISASGHIKLADFGSSAHLSLNSRSVTSKMPVGTPDYISPEVLSCINGSGRSYGVKCDWWSFGICGYEMLFGQTPFTDDSIAITYNNIVNHKSTLKFPEVCEEDVSDAAKDLIRNLLCDEDERLDVARIRSHSFFAEINFETLLNTIPPYVPTIKSIDDTSNFEELESKGPDPGRLIEQKMRIEANRGFSGKDLPFVGFTFSRTLSNLGSDELNKINECNAVQKEEVKFESAEQHELQAQVAALHKELEEKSGLLEATRREKNVVEKERALFEADVKELTRRLNREQADWHKSDEKAMKLVDDVRQQNKQLMELKEDEAKAALEEQKQIAIQLEMDLEATMKRCCCLKSELSTSQKNQEKIKSKAAHVYAKYKKLKEESTKSGGQLEAELKELRKGKTESETKILELQSKVVTMTSDLNLAVERRSSTEKLKSKLQKQLSAYQDSSQASSSLLSKEVQQAVNQQQLLEKELHELRDESERKTTSSNFQIKRYKEKLALVEESQKSAEKQLQTLREQAEKVDELKPQLTRKTQECADLWEANKALTAALVDHEKEIRCLRETNVDLKAVLENRKSQLETYMETISVLKERCTALETQVEDLEVAMDGFDEKEENLVKTSESLKSEVDSLTQQLAASKQQHNYEKLARQKAEERVSKAGELLKEAEEAHNEDISNLQEQAAKMRLEIEKLSDQLKEAERAHALSEVNVKCLEDRLEAEDKEQQQQRRQISKLNREIGFIKATNMKLHRELESVRQEIEGVSTERDNVMTQLSALSVSHNDEKIRMETTQAQQAKLISLLQSDSSATKPSWKKKMAATQAGKKMFKRSRDPQTQTKEWKQLQEAVRQNDLQMSEEKPPSEGQALASQTETIGDTNNVISFESMEMISTKKANPAVSSIVLNALQQSPGNQSSPRATLISTNQSLSVAGKQETKPASQMKERMHHNIPHRFSTCRAMRTMKCSLCRSTVHFGKHVAKCTHCKVICHTKCAPSLPATCGLPSALVDHYVTESLKPVELSPSVTSQSCWSACSSRKGKMQGWLKLLRFRYKGMKCGWEQQWAVLSDKSLILQNKEDAENCDGGDREILNLTNATLQSTVACLDLPDAAKTDIPFVFAIHLPQPMHCWPTQIVYCLSNEKQQWIQSLKQILKTAKVNQTCLKFVATLEHSYALDINCCLPFNDNIMLLGAGEGFFVLHTQSMPKSGRMVRKATQSSRALQQMPGIGSVQQMETIPTTDLIVMITGNKGALVSVHMNDIKSSVCGSGSPPPAISFNKVNDSNSCSLFCSGKVDGKIYLLAVLLGKIRLLTYLEDKDKFCLLKDFNCGKHVVGAVSFTGTVFIVTTEKYCILNPKTLHIEDFAASVLSATVSESNFPVTALAVSTVSEAVLSDGSLDILLCFSESGIFVDQHGKRTKQNTLIWSKMPIAFAYRAPHLFISYLNSAEVINLKAQKKRIPLNIEITRPRLLSSSTSVTDNEHLFIGSTSPDQTDIFEYQPSVDNVKMSDLSSASRVMSPKRARPLDCFTPLAVVNGPKHDTRLTHMKEEVGDAACLISSAPVAELSEKLAVNISDVLSDSLMSAASDTPSPKRFRESQMGMS, via the exons ATGGAAGAAATGGAGCACAATTCTACCAGCGCTAGCAGTAGGAGTCTTCTTCTTCACCGTTTTTTTGTCGGTTGTGACGACGGCGCTAGCGAAATATCGGAAAGAGGCAACAGGGAGACCCTCTTGGACACCTTTCTTTTGTTACATGACGAGTTGAACAGCGATGTGTCAAAAAGAGCAATCAAGGAAGCCTCTTCGTTCACTCGTAAAT ATGACGCTGTGGCCAAGCAACTGCATGATCTTTGCCTTTCGAAGAATGACTTTGATGTTGTAAGGACTATTGGCCGAGGACAGTTTGGAGAGGTTCATGTGGTACGGGAAAAACACACCAGCGATGTGTATGCCATGAAAACTCTCAGAAAATCCGACATGTTGGCTCAAGAAAAT ACGGCATTTTTTGAAGAAGAACGAGACATCATGGCTAATGTTCATAGTGAATGGATCACAGCTCTTCATTATGGATTTCAGGACTCTGAGTTTCTCTATTTAGTGATGGAGTATCATCCAGGTGGAGATCTTCTCACTTTGTTGTCCAAATATGATGAGATATTTGAAGAGAAAGTGGCTAAGTTTTACCTTTCTGAGATGGCGATGGCaattgactgtcttcactccTCTGGATATGTCCACAGAGACATCAAGCCAGACAATGTGTTGATCAGTGCGTCAGGACACATCAAGCTTGCCGACTTTGGATCATCTGCTCACCTTAGTCTGAACTCACGAAGTGTTACGTCCAAAATGCCTGTGGGCACACCGGATTATATTTCTCCTGAAGTCTTGTCTTGCATCAACGGATCTGGTCGctcatatggtgtcaagtgtGATTGGTGGTCTTTTGGCATTTGTGGGTATGAGATGTTGTTTGGCCAAACACCATTTACAGATGACAGCATAGCAATCACATACAATAATATTGTTAATCACAAA AGCACGTTAAAATTTCCTGAAGTCTGTGAGGAGGATGTGTCTGACGCCGCAAAAGATCTCATCAGGAATTTACTTTGTGATGAGGATGAGAGACTTGATGTAGCAAGGATTCGTTCACACtcgttctttgcagaaataaACTTTGAGACTCTTCTCAACA CTATTCCTCCATATGTACCCACAATCAAGAGTATTGACGACACTTCAAACTTTGAAGAGTTGGAGTCAAAAGGACCAGACCCAGGACGTTTGATAGAGCAGAAAATGAGAATCGAGGCGAATCGGGGATTCTCTGGAAAAGATTTGCCATTTGTTGGGTTTACATTCTCTAGGACTCTTTCAAATCTGGGAAGCGATGAATTAAACAAGATTAATGAATGCAATGCAGTACAGAAAG AAGAAGTCAAGTTTGAATCAGCGGAACAACATGAACTTCAAGCTCAAGTCGCTGCACTACATAAAGAACTAGAAGAGAAGTCTGGCCTTCTAGAGGCAACTAGAAGAGAGAAGAATGTTGTGGAAAAGGAAAGGGCACTGTTTGAGGCTGATGTGAAGGAGCTAACTCGACGTTTGAACAGAGAACAAGCAGACTGGCACAAATCTGATGAGAAAGCAATGAAGTTGGTGGATGATGTAAGACagcaaaacaagcagttgATGGAACTGAAAGAGGATGAAGCAAA AGCAGCTTTAGAAGAGCAGAAACAGATTGCTATTCAACTTGAGATGGATCTGGAAGCTACCATGAAACGATGCTGCTGTCTGAAATCTGAACTTTCCACTAGTCAGAAG AACCAAGAGAAGATCAAGAGCAAAGCTGCTCATGTTTATGCAAAGTACAAAAAG TTGAAGGAGGAAAGCACAAAGAGTGGTGGCCAGCTAGAAGCTGAATTAAAGGAACTTAGAAAG GGGAAAACAGAGTCAGAGACAAAGATTTTGGAATTGCAGTCAAAAGTTGTCACT ATGACATCAGATCTTAACCTTGCCGTTGAACGTCGCTCGTCAACTGAAAAGTTAAAGTCAAAGCTGCAAAAGCAACTAAGCGCATACCAAGATTCTAGTCAAGCTAGCAGCTCGCTGTTGAGCAAAGAAGTACAACAGGCTGTCAATCAGCAGCAATTACTGGAGAAAGAGCTACATGAATTGAGAGATGAGTCGGAGAGAAAG ACAACTTCCAGCAACTTTCAAATTAAGAGATATAAGGAAAAGCTGGCACTTGTTGAG GAATCTCAGAAATCTGCCGAAAAACAACTTCAGACATTGAGAGAACAAGCAGAG AAAGTTGATGAGTTGAAGCCTCAGCTTACAAGGAAAACTCAGGAGTGTGCTGATCTGTGGGAGGCAAACAAAGCTCTAACTGCAGCTTTAGTTGACCATGAGAAAGAAATACGTTGTCTTCGAGAAACTAATGTTGATCTAAAAGCTGTGCTTGAAAACAGAAAATCTCAACTGGAGACATACATGGAA accaTCAGTGTACTAAAGGAAAGGTGTACTGCACTGGAGACTCAAGTAGAGGACCTTGAAGTGGCTATGGATGGGTTCGATGAGAAGGAAGAAAACTTGGTCAAAACAAG TGAGTCTCTCAAGAGTGAAGTCGACAGTCTCACACAGCAGCTTGCGGCATCTAAACAACAGCACAACTATGAAAAATTGGCACGACAAAAGGCAGAAGAAAGAGTATCAAAGGCAGGTGAACTGCTAAAAGAAGCAGAGGAAGCTCACAATGAGGACATCTCTAATCTTCAAGAGCAAGCAGCCAAAATGCGACTGGAAATAGAAAAATTATCAGACCAACTGAAAGAAGCTGAAAGAGCACATGCTTTGAGTGAGGTCAATGTGAAATGCTTGGAGGATCGACTGGAAGCGGAAGACaaagagcagcaacaacaacgtCGTCAAATTTCAAAGTTAAATCGTGAGATTGGATTTATAAAAGCCACAAATATGAAATTGCATCGAGAATTGGAGTCAGTTCGACAAGAGATTGAGGGTGTCAGTACAGAGAGAGACAATGTGATGACACAGTTGAGTGCATTGTCTGTCAGCCACAATGATGAGAAAATTAGAATGGAAACAACACAAGCTCAGCAAGCAAAACTGATTAGCCTTCTGCAGTCAGATAGCTCAGCAACAAAGCCTTCTTGGAAGAAAAAG ATGGCAGCAACCCAGGCAGGCAAAAAAATGTTTAAGCGTTCTCGTGACCCTCAAACTCAGACGAAAGAATGGAAGCAGCTTCAGGAAGCAGTGAGACAAAATGATCTACAAATGAGTGAAGAGAAACCACCGTCTGAGGGCCAGGCACTTGCGTCTCAAACAGAGACAATAGGAGACACAAATAATG TTATAAGTTTTGAGTCTATGGAAATGATATCAACCAAGAAAGCAAATCCGGCTGTTAGCAGTATTGTCCTTAATGCTTTACAGCAATCACCAGGGAATCAATCAAGTCCTAGGGCCACTCTCATCTCTACAAACCAAAGCTTGTCAGTAGCTGGAAAGCAAGAGACCAAGCCAGCATCGCAGATGAAAGAAAGAATGCATCATAACATACCTCACAG GTTTTCAACATGTCGAGCAATGAGAACCATGAAGTGCTCATTGTGTCGCTCTACTGTGCATTTTGGAAAACATGTGGCTAAATGCACTC ATTGCAAGGTGATATGTCACACCAAATGTGCACCGTCGCTGCCTGCTACTTGTGGTCTTCCTTCAGCTCTTGTTGATCACTATGTCACAGAGTCTTTGAAACCGGTCGAGTTGTCACCGTCAGTGACCTCTCAGTCTTGCTGGTCTGCCTGTAGTTCACGGAAGGGTAAAATGCAGGGCTGGCTCAAATTGCTGAG GTTCAGGTATAAAGGGATGAAGTGTGGATGGGAACAACAATGGGCTGTGTTGAGTGACAAGTCATTGATTCTACAAAACAAGGAAGATGCTGAAAACT GTGATGGTGGAGATCGTGAGATCTTAAATCTGACTAATGCAACATTACAGTCGACTGTTGCTTGTTTGGATCTACCTGATGCGGCTAAAACTGACATTCCTTTTGTTTTTGCCATTCATCTGCCACAACCAATGCATTGCTGGCCGACACAGATTGTTTACTGTTTATCCAATGAGAAACAGCAATGGATACAGTCACTCAAACAGATTCTGAAGACTGCGAAAGTAAACCAA ACTTGTCTCAAGTTTGTTGCTACCTTGGAACACTCTTACGCGCTTGACATAAATTGCTGTCTTCCATTCAATGACAACATTATGTTACTTGGAGCTGGAGAAGGCTTCTTTGTATTGCACACTCAGTCAATGCCTAAGTCTGGTCGGATGGTAAGGAAAGCAACCCAGTCTTCCAGAGCATTACAGCAAATGCCGGGAATTGGAAGTGTACAACAAATGGAAACAATTCCAACTACTGACTTAATCGTAATGATAACAG GCAATAAAGGTGCTTTAGTCAGTGTGCATATGAACGATATCAAATCATCAGTCTGTGGTTCTGGAAGTCCTCCTCCTGCCATATCTTTCAACAAAGTGAACGACTCAAACAGCTGCAGTCTGTTTTGCTCTGGCAAA GTTGATGGAAAGATCTACCTATTGGCTGTCCTCCTCGGCAAAATTCGTCTGCTGACATACTTAGAGGATAAGGATAAGTTTTGTTTGCTTAAG GACTTCAACTGTGGTAAGCATGTTGTTGGAGCTGTCTCATTCACTGGAACAGTCTTTATCGTGACGACTGAAAAGTACTGCATACTCAATCCAAAGACTTTGCACATTGAAG ACTTTGCGGCCAGTGTGTTGTCTGCTACTGTGTCTGAAAGTAACTTTCCTGTTACTGCACTGGCTGTTTCTACAGTATCTGAAGCTGTTTTGTCTGATGGCAGTTTAGATATTTTACTCTGCTTTTCTG AATCCGGCATTTTTGTTGATCAACATGGAAAGAGAACAAAGCAAAACACCCTTATATGGTCTAAGATGCCGATCGCATttg cATACAGAGCACCACATCTTTTTATAAGCTATCTTAATTCTGCCGAAGTGATCAATTTGAAAGCACAAAAGAA ACGCATTCCTCTTAACATAGAAATCACGAGACCTCGTTTACTCTCGTCTTCTACAAGCGTGACTGACAATGAGCACCTCTTTATTGGCTCAACATCTCCTgaccagacagacatattTGAATATCAACCCAGTGTAGACAATGTTAAGATGAGTGACTTGTCATCAGCAAGCAGAGTCATGTCTCCAAAGAGAGCTCGTCCACTTGATTGCTTCACACCACTAGCAGTAGTGAATGGGCCAAAACATGACACACGACTTACTCACATGAAAGAAGAGGTTGGAGATGCTGCTTGTCTTATTTCATCTGCACCGGTTGCTGAACTTTCAGAAAAGTTAGCAGTCAATATATCTGATGTTCTTTCTGACTCGCTTATGTCTGCAGCAAGTGATACACCTAGTCCTAAGAGATTCAGAGAGTCACAGATGGGCATGTCATGA